A single window of Pelmatolapia mariae isolate MD_Pm_ZW unplaced genomic scaffold, Pm_UMD_F_2 NODE_ptg000718l+_length_27568_cov_1, whole genome shotgun sequence DNA harbors:
- the LOC134623523 gene encoding uncharacterized protein LOC134623523 isoform X1, which produces MIWIQYLAFLWALVITQIGFAHSEIRFLKRHEGESVVLPCEIEQRYPAPWGVYLKRTWLNHKEVLFKHTKEDFTVDNSADKSRISVSGDPSLHSLNITISQLNTSDTDRYYCEFVVENPSSADEKIPSKTEFFLLVGADVPESVDTYPEYVIERCAGGSAVLPCLPQRGEGLVVEGVILKRQKGRGPVELLYNSKQHHSGSRSSSSSQFPVERVQLSSAPGPGGITYNLTLQQLQPEDSALYSCQLLLHGQPDSSTSLGRRVFFISVQGGHWCGCSSYSSLLYVLSSAVGVLLLLLLLTGCVLCKGKARHNAKSHSPAPIYEEMKSPSQKEAPLRLKDMGCSEYRDSPVKRSSSENHYETPRAALNSIRT; this is translated from the exons ATGATTTGGATCCAATACCTTGCTTTTTTGTGGGCTCTAGTCATCACGCAGATTGGGTTTG ctCACAGTGAGATTCGCTTCTTGAAGCGGCATGAGGGTGAATCTGTCGTTCTTCCCTGTGAGATTGAACAGAGGTACCCAGCGCCCTGGGGAGTCTACCTGAAACGCACCTGGCTGAATCATAAAGAAGTGCTGTTCAAACACACCAAGGAAGACTTTACAGTTGACAATTCTGCTGACAAAAGCCGCATTAGTGTCAGTGGAGACCCGAGCCTTCATTCTCTGAATATCACCATCTCTCAGCTGAACACCAGCGACACAGACCGCTACTACTGTGAGTTTGTTGTGGAAAAtccttcctctgcagatgaaaaGATACCATCAAAGACGGAATTCTTCCTCCTTGTTGGTGCTG ATGTCCCTGAGTCAGTGGATACTTATCCAGAGTACGTGATAGAGAGATGTGCTGGGGGTTCAGCGGTACTCCCCTGCCTCCCCCAACGTGGGGAAGGCTTGGTCGTGGAGGGGGTGATTCTAAAGAGGCAGAAGGGTCGGGGACCTGTAGAGCTGCTGTACAACTCAAAGCAGCACCACAGCGGCAGCcgttcttcctcctcctctcagttccctGTTGAGAGGGTCCAGTTGTCCTCTGCGCCCGGCCCCGGCGGCATCACCTACAACCTCaccctgcagcagctgcagccagAAGACAGTGCTTTGTACAGCTGCCAGCTGCTTCTGCACGGTCAACCCGATAGCAGTACCAGCCTAGGGAGACGTGTATTCTTTATTTCTGTACAAG GTGGTCATTGGTGCGGTTGCTCCAGTTACTCCTCTCTGCTGTACGTTTTGTCATCAGCTGTGGgcgttctcctcctcctcctgctcctcactgGATGTGTGTTATGTAAA GGCAAAGCACGCCACAATGCGAAGTCACATAGTCCGGCCCCTATCTACGAGGAGATGAAGTCTCCCAGTCAAAAAGAGGCCCCTCTCCGTCTGAAGGACATGGGGTGCTCCGAGTACAGAGACAGCCCAGTGAAGAGATCCTCGTCAGAGAACCACTATGAAACTCCAAGAGCAGCTCTCAACAGCATCAGAACCTAG
- the LOC134623523 gene encoding uncharacterized protein LOC134623523 isoform X2, translated as MTAHSEIRFLKRHEGESVVLPCEIEQRYPAPWGVYLKRTWLNHKEVLFKHTKEDFTVDNSADKSRISVSGDPSLHSLNITISQLNTSDTDRYYCEFVVENPSSADEKIPSKTEFFLLVGADVPESVDTYPEYVIERCAGGSAVLPCLPQRGEGLVVEGVILKRQKGRGPVELLYNSKQHHSGSRSSSSSQFPVERVQLSSAPGPGGITYNLTLQQLQPEDSALYSCQLLLHGQPDSSTSLGRRVFFISVQGGHWCGCSSYSSLLYVLSSAVGVLLLLLLLTGCVLCKGKARHNAKSHSPAPIYEEMKSPSQKEAPLRLKDMGCSEYRDSPVKRSSSENHYETPRAALNSIRT; from the exons ctCACAGTGAGATTCGCTTCTTGAAGCGGCATGAGGGTGAATCTGTCGTTCTTCCCTGTGAGATTGAACAGAGGTACCCAGCGCCCTGGGGAGTCTACCTGAAACGCACCTGGCTGAATCATAAAGAAGTGCTGTTCAAACACACCAAGGAAGACTTTACAGTTGACAATTCTGCTGACAAAAGCCGCATTAGTGTCAGTGGAGACCCGAGCCTTCATTCTCTGAATATCACCATCTCTCAGCTGAACACCAGCGACACAGACCGCTACTACTGTGAGTTTGTTGTGGAAAAtccttcctctgcagatgaaaaGATACCATCAAAGACGGAATTCTTCCTCCTTGTTGGTGCTG ATGTCCCTGAGTCAGTGGATACTTATCCAGAGTACGTGATAGAGAGATGTGCTGGGGGTTCAGCGGTACTCCCCTGCCTCCCCCAACGTGGGGAAGGCTTGGTCGTGGAGGGGGTGATTCTAAAGAGGCAGAAGGGTCGGGGACCTGTAGAGCTGCTGTACAACTCAAAGCAGCACCACAGCGGCAGCcgttcttcctcctcctctcagttccctGTTGAGAGGGTCCAGTTGTCCTCTGCGCCCGGCCCCGGCGGCATCACCTACAACCTCaccctgcagcagctgcagccagAAGACAGTGCTTTGTACAGCTGCCAGCTGCTTCTGCACGGTCAACCCGATAGCAGTACCAGCCTAGGGAGACGTGTATTCTTTATTTCTGTACAAG GTGGTCATTGGTGCGGTTGCTCCAGTTACTCCTCTCTGCTGTACGTTTTGTCATCAGCTGTGGgcgttctcctcctcctcctgctcctcactgGATGTGTGTTATGTAAA GGCAAAGCACGCCACAATGCGAAGTCACATAGTCCGGCCCCTATCTACGAGGAGATGAAGTCTCCCAGTCAAAAAGAGGCCCCTCTCCGTCTGAAGGACATGGGGTGCTCCGAGTACAGAGACAGCCCAGTGAAGAGATCCTCGTCAGAGAACCACTATGAAACTCCAAGAGCAGCTCTCAACAGCATCAGAACCTAG